A genomic window from Micromonospora violae includes:
- a CDS encoding response regulator transcription factor translates to MIRVLLADDEELIRVAVAALLDLEPDVEVVAHAADGPAAVSAALAHRPDVAVVDLEMPGLDGIAVAAELTRVRPDCAVVVLTGHGRPGHLRQALTAGARGFLPKGAPGGALADVIRRVHGGGRYVDPSLAADALTLPPCPLTPRELETLRLAEVGAPVAVIARRVHLSTGTVRNHLSAAVQKLGAADRAEAVRTARDNGWL, encoded by the coding sequence GTGATCCGCGTCCTGCTCGCCGACGACGAGGAGCTGATCCGGGTCGCCGTCGCCGCGTTGCTCGACCTGGAACCGGACGTCGAGGTGGTGGCGCACGCCGCCGACGGTCCGGCGGCCGTCAGCGCGGCGCTGGCGCACCGCCCGGACGTGGCAGTGGTGGACCTGGAGATGCCGGGCCTGGACGGCATCGCGGTGGCCGCCGAGCTGACCCGGGTTCGACCTGACTGCGCGGTGGTCGTGCTGACCGGGCACGGCCGGCCCGGGCACCTGCGCCAGGCGCTGACCGCCGGCGCGCGAGGGTTCCTGCCCAAGGGTGCGCCGGGTGGGGCGCTCGCCGACGTGATTCGCCGGGTGCACGGTGGCGGTCGCTACGTCGACCCGTCGTTGGCCGCCGACGCGTTGACCCTGCCCCCGTGCCCGCTGACCCCACGGGAACTGGAGACGCTACGGCTGGCCGAGGTCGGTGCCCCGGTCGCGGTGATCGCCCGCCGGGTGCACCTGTCCACCGGCACCGTTCGTAACCACCTCTCCGCCGCTGTGCAGAAGCTCGGCGCTGCCGACCGGGCCGAGGCGGTCCGTACCGCCCGGGACAACGGCTGGCTCTGA
- a CDS encoding ArsR/SmtB family transcription factor, with product MSVGTDGRGMAELAALLADGTRAGMCLALLDGRAWTAGELARRAGVAPSTASDHLTRLVLGGLLVEERQGRHRYLRLAGPSVARLIEDLAGHAPATPAPSGSLRATTATASLAYARTCYDHLAGRLGVLMYDALLTERRLDRSSGLALTPDGWAWVAELGVPVDVLRAARRPVVRDCLDWTERRSHLAGALGAALCRRFTDLGWISPGTGRAVRLTPTGRAGLAAALSIPAHTLDPPVAAPPTSGRA from the coding sequence ATGAGCGTTGGCACCGATGGCCGGGGAATGGCCGAGCTGGCGGCCCTGCTGGCCGACGGCACCCGCGCCGGGATGTGCCTGGCGCTGCTCGACGGGCGGGCGTGGACCGCCGGTGAGCTGGCCCGACGCGCCGGGGTCGCACCATCGACGGCCAGCGACCACCTCACCCGTCTGGTGCTGGGTGGGCTGCTCGTCGAGGAACGGCAGGGCCGACACCGCTACCTGCGTCTGGCCGGGCCGTCGGTGGCCCGGCTGATCGAGGACCTGGCCGGGCACGCCCCGGCCACGCCCGCGCCGAGCGGGTCGCTGCGGGCGACCACCGCCACCGCTTCGCTGGCGTACGCGCGGACCTGCTATGACCACCTGGCGGGGCGGCTGGGCGTGCTGATGTACGACGCGCTGCTCACCGAGCGCCGGCTCGACCGGTCCAGCGGGTTGGCGCTGACACCCGACGGGTGGGCCTGGGTGGCCGAGTTGGGCGTACCCGTCGACGTGCTGCGCGCCGCCCGCCGCCCGGTGGTCCGCGACTGCCTGGACTGGACCGAACGCCGCTCACACCTGGCCGGCGCGCTCGGCGCGGCGCTCTGCCGCCGCTTCACCGACCTGGGCTGGATCAGCCCCGGCACCGGCCGTGCCGTCCGGCTCACGCCCACCGGCCGCGCTGGCCTGGCCGCGGCCCTGTCCATCCCCGCGCACACCCTCGATCCGCCGGTGGCCGCGCCGCCCACGAGCGGACGCGCCTGA
- a CDS encoding 2'-5' RNA ligase family protein, producing MRTVELVCSPGVEVAVRAVWSRLAAAGLPSLARNIHPTNRPHLTLAAVAEFPPGVEHRLAELFDAALPVPVTLERVVVLDGSAPLVWLVRPTPALTALHTAVWDVLAEADGHRPWHAPDAWVPHLSLALRFRNADLRMARAVAGGQRPTGAFDAARSYDGTDRTVTPLTRHR from the coding sequence GTGCGTACGGTGGAACTGGTCTGCTCACCCGGCGTGGAGGTCGCGGTCCGGGCGGTCTGGAGCCGACTGGCCGCCGCCGGGTTGCCCAGCCTGGCCCGCAACATCCATCCGACCAACCGTCCGCACCTCACCCTCGCCGCTGTCGCCGAGTTCCCGCCGGGAGTCGAGCACCGGCTGGCCGAGCTGTTCGACGCCGCGTTGCCGGTGCCGGTCACGCTCGAGCGGGTCGTGGTCCTCGACGGCAGCGCCCCCCTGGTCTGGCTCGTCCGACCCACCCCGGCGCTGACCGCGCTGCACACCGCCGTCTGGGATGTCCTCGCCGAAGCCGACGGTCACCGCCCATGGCACGCGCCAGACGCGTGGGTGCCGCACCTGAGCCTGGCCCTGCGTTTCCGCAACGCGGACCTGCGGATGGCCCGTGCCGTCGCCGGTGGCCAGCGGCCGACGGGCGCGTTCGACGCCGCTCGCAGTTACGACGGCACAGACCGGACCGTGACCCCGTTGACCCGGCACCGCTGA
- a CDS encoding sensor histidine kinase — translation MASEAVTPRADRRLRRARAATLVSLASGIWASVLLPAVGLTREADPGRVVLGTVGILAFVIAQTVVLYAAVTPWLDRRWRRRAELSLVAVAVLTVPLVGPVAAGRWPTWAWLGAALIGMTPLLVRWRAGLTVAVGVLAVAVAVAWWTGGSVPRHLAVTGGIGAAVAAVNGFQVWFWDLLVEARQGQAAQARLAAAEERLRFARDVHDVLGHRLTVIALKAELAARLAPVDPQRAGREAAEVQRLAASALSEVRETVHGYRAVDLDEQLTAVVGVLRSCGVRCTVLPLPADLPQPAAIELAAVLREASTNVLRHSRADWCRIRIDREDDVARMTVANDGVDDSGPDAHSHGLRGLADRLAAAGGELRVRREDAIFTLEATVPAPS, via the coding sequence GTGGCGAGCGAGGCGGTGACTCCCCGGGCGGACCGACGGCTGCGCCGCGCCCGGGCCGCGACGCTGGTGTCGCTGGCCAGCGGCATCTGGGCGAGCGTCCTGCTACCGGCGGTCGGCCTGACCCGCGAGGCCGACCCGGGCCGGGTGGTGCTCGGCACGGTCGGCATCCTCGCCTTCGTGATCGCCCAGACCGTCGTGCTGTACGCGGCGGTGACGCCGTGGCTCGACCGGCGCTGGCGGCGGCGGGCCGAGCTGAGCCTGGTCGCGGTGGCGGTGCTGACCGTTCCGCTGGTGGGTCCGGTGGCGGCCGGCAGGTGGCCGACGTGGGCCTGGCTCGGCGCGGCGCTGATCGGCATGACGCCGCTGCTGGTGCGGTGGCGGGCCGGGCTGACGGTCGCGGTCGGCGTCCTGGCGGTGGCGGTCGCGGTGGCCTGGTGGACCGGCGGTTCCGTTCCGCGCCACCTCGCCGTGACCGGTGGGATCGGCGCGGCAGTGGCCGCCGTCAACGGGTTCCAGGTCTGGTTCTGGGACCTGCTCGTGGAGGCCCGGCAGGGCCAGGCCGCCCAGGCGCGGCTGGCCGCCGCCGAGGAGCGGTTGCGCTTCGCCCGCGACGTGCACGACGTCCTCGGGCACCGCCTCACGGTGATCGCGTTGAAGGCCGAACTCGCCGCCCGGCTCGCTCCGGTCGACCCGCAACGGGCCGGGAGGGAAGCCGCCGAGGTGCAACGGTTGGCCGCCTCCGCGCTGAGCGAGGTACGGGAGACCGTGCACGGCTACCGGGCCGTCGACCTCGACGAACAGCTCACCGCGGTGGTGGGGGTGCTGCGCTCCTGCGGGGTGCGGTGCACAGTTCTGCCACTGCCGGCGGACCTGCCGCAGCCCGCAGCCATCGAGCTGGCGGCGGTGCTACGCGAGGCGAGCACCAACGTGCTGCGGCACAGTCGGGCCGACTGGTGCCGGATCCGCATCGATCGGGAGGATGACGTGGCCAGGATGACGGTGGCCAACGACGGCGTCGACGACAGCGGCCCGGACGCGCACAGCCACGGCCTGCGGGGGTTGGCCGACCGACTCGCCGCCGCCGGGGGAGAGTTGCGGGTACGCCGGGAAGACGCGATCTTCACCCTCGAAGCCACAGTGCCGGCGCCGTCGTGA
- a CDS encoding low temperature requirement protein A, producing the protein MPRKVAAGPVDPVRSSAVELFFDLVFIFTLGRLSATLVEEPSLLADAQAVIFLLAFWWIWYNTNLATDSLDCERPTVQVVIICVMLGSLLMSINVPDAFGDQAFVFVGAYLGIHLGRTLVMAFYLRGTPSWRRPVRGIVWYLLSAVLWFAGAAASGAETRVLLWGAALAIDYSGPVLGWPVPRLGRARADEWHLSGEHLSERYRQFIILALGETILATGNFYRLSSRDLVDTTAFLLTFWTVVFLWWTYFYRTTSSLAAKIDTAVDPYRLNLRASYTHLLMVAGILLTGIGGELMLKGPDAHRSAGNVVAILVGPLTFLVGRMIFEVWVFGRLTKHCLAAVVACLLLSPVAAQLPPLAVGLLGAATITVVAIFDLTHRARTAGEVNPASGGNALRRHPA; encoded by the coding sequence ATGCCCAGAAAAGTCGCGGCGGGTCCGGTCGACCCGGTGCGGTCCAGCGCCGTCGAGTTGTTCTTCGACCTCGTCTTCATCTTCACCCTCGGCCGGCTGTCGGCGACCCTGGTCGAAGAGCCCAGCCTGCTCGCCGACGCGCAGGCCGTGATCTTCCTGCTCGCCTTCTGGTGGATCTGGTACAACACCAACCTGGCCACCGACAGCCTCGACTGCGAACGACCCACGGTGCAGGTCGTGATCATCTGCGTGATGCTCGGCAGCCTGCTGATGTCCATCAACGTCCCGGACGCCTTCGGCGATCAGGCCTTCGTCTTCGTGGGCGCGTACCTCGGGATTCACCTCGGCCGAACCCTGGTCATGGCCTTCTACCTGCGCGGCACCCCATCCTGGCGTCGGCCGGTACGGGGGATCGTCTGGTATCTGCTGTCCGCGGTGCTCTGGTTCGCCGGGGCGGCGGCCAGCGGCGCGGAAACGCGTGTCCTCCTGTGGGGGGCCGCGTTGGCGATCGACTACTCGGGGCCGGTGCTGGGGTGGCCGGTACCGCGGCTCGGCCGGGCGCGGGCCGACGAGTGGCACCTCTCCGGCGAACACCTCAGCGAGCGGTACCGGCAGTTCATCATCCTGGCCCTCGGCGAGACGATCCTGGCCACCGGCAACTTCTACCGGCTGTCGAGCCGGGACCTGGTCGACACCACCGCGTTCCTGCTCACCTTCTGGACGGTTGTCTTCCTCTGGTGGACCTACTTCTACCGCACCACGAGCAGTCTCGCCGCGAAGATCGACACCGCCGTGGACCCGTACCGGCTCAACCTGCGGGCGAGCTACACCCACCTGCTGATGGTGGCGGGCATCCTGCTCACCGGCATCGGCGGCGAGCTGATGCTGAAGGGGCCCGACGCGCACCGGTCGGCCGGCAACGTCGTGGCGATCCTGGTCGGGCCGCTGACCTTCCTCGTCGGGCGGATGATCTTCGAGGTGTGGGTGTTCGGCCGCCTGACGAAGCACTGCCTCGCGGCCGTGGTGGCGTGCCTCCTCCTGAGCCCGGTGGCGGCGCAACTCCCGCCGCTGGCGGTGGGCCTGCTGGGCGCGGCGACCATCACCGTCGTCGCCATCTTCGACCTGACCCACCGCGCCCGGACCGCGGGTGAGGTCAACCCGGCGTCCGGCGGGAACGCGCTCCGCCGCCACCCGGCCTGA
- a CDS encoding DEAD/DEAH box helicase: MSSAPAQHDAPLDATTDGTDEVSAFTELGLRAELLGALATLGYEEPTPIQREAIPPLLEGRDLLGQAATGTGKTAAFALPLLNLMTAHRQGGDPVALVLVPTRELAVQVSEAFHRYGKDLGARVLPIYGGQPIGRQLRALDNGVDVVVATPGRALDHIARGTLRLGGLATVVLDEADEMLDMGFAEDIEAILEHAPAQRQTVLFSATMPSRIDGMARQHLREPVRIEIGREQPVAGEAPRVRQSAYIVTRAHKPAALGRVLDVESPTAAIVFCRSREEVDRLTETMNGRGYRSEALHGGMSQEQRDRVMGRLRAGTADLLVATDVAARGLDVEQLTHVVNYDVPSAPESYVHRIGRVGRAGREGVAITLAEPREHRMLKTIERVTGQRITIDKIPTVADMRTRRLELTQAALRESLLEDDLDPFRVIVETLTDEFDLMEVALAAVKLAHEVTSPGSDDEEEIPQVPVRGPREGRPDTGGRGGDRRGGGRPRSGGGNTVQVFVGLGRRAGVRPQDLVGAITGETGIRGRDIGSIEIADRFSLVEVPQGVANEVIAGLRASTIKGRKATVRRDRGGDER, from the coding sequence ATGAGTTCCGCACCTGCACAGCACGACGCACCGCTTGACGCCACCACCGACGGCACCGACGAGGTGAGCGCCTTCACCGAGCTGGGGCTGCGCGCCGAGTTGCTGGGCGCGCTCGCCACCCTCGGTTACGAGGAGCCGACCCCCATCCAGCGGGAGGCCATCCCACCGCTGCTGGAGGGTCGGGACCTGCTGGGTCAGGCGGCCACCGGCACCGGCAAGACGGCCGCGTTCGCGCTGCCGCTGCTGAACCTCATGACGGCGCACCGCCAGGGCGGTGACCCGGTGGCGCTGGTGCTGGTGCCGACCCGGGAGTTGGCGGTGCAGGTCTCCGAGGCGTTCCACCGCTACGGCAAGGACCTGGGCGCGCGGGTGCTGCCGATCTACGGTGGGCAGCCGATCGGGCGGCAGCTGCGGGCACTGGACAACGGTGTCGACGTGGTGGTGGCCACCCCGGGGCGGGCCCTCGACCACATCGCCCGGGGCACCCTGCGCCTCGGTGGTCTGGCCACGGTGGTGCTCGACGAGGCCGACGAGATGCTCGACATGGGTTTCGCCGAGGACATCGAGGCGATCCTGGAGCACGCTCCGGCGCAGCGTCAGACGGTGCTCTTCTCGGCCACCATGCCGTCGCGCATCGACGGGATGGCCCGCCAGCACCTGCGGGAGCCGGTGCGGATCGAGATCGGCCGCGAGCAGCCGGTCGCGGGTGAGGCGCCCCGGGTGCGGCAGAGCGCGTACATCGTGACCCGGGCGCACAAGCCGGCCGCGCTGGGTCGGGTGTTGGACGTGGAGTCCCCGACCGCCGCGATCGTGTTCTGCCGCAGCCGCGAAGAGGTCGACCGGTTGACCGAGACGATGAACGGTCGCGGTTACCGCTCCGAGGCGCTGCACGGTGGCATGAGCCAGGAACAGCGCGACCGGGTCATGGGCCGGCTGCGGGCGGGCACGGCCGATCTGCTGGTGGCCACCGACGTGGCAGCCCGTGGGCTGGACGTCGAGCAGCTGACCCACGTCGTCAACTACGACGTGCCGTCGGCCCCCGAGTCGTACGTGCACCGCATCGGTCGGGTGGGTCGGGCCGGCCGCGAGGGGGTGGCGATCACCCTCGCCGAGCCGCGCGAGCACCGGATGCTCAAGACCATCGAGCGGGTGACCGGCCAGCGGATCACCATCGACAAGATCCCGACCGTCGCCGACATGCGGACCCGGCGGCTGGAGCTGACCCAGGCGGCCCTGCGGGAGAGCCTGCTGGAGGACGACCTCGACCCGTTCCGGGTGATCGTGGAGACGTTGACCGACGAGTTCGACCTGATGGAGGTCGCCCTCGCCGCCGTGAAGCTGGCCCACGAGGTGACGTCGCCGGGCTCCGACGACGAGGAGGAGATCCCGCAGGTTCCGGTGCGCGGGCCACGCGAGGGTCGACCGGACACCGGTGGCCGGGGCGGCGATCGCCGGGGCGGGGGCCGGCCACGCTCCGGCGGTGGCAACACCGTCCAGGTCTTCGTCGGCCTGGGTCGCCGCGCCGGGGTGCGCCCGCAGGATCTGGTCGGCGCGATCACCGGGGAGACCGGCATCCGTGGCCGGGACATCGGCTCGATCGAGATCGCCGACCGGTTCTCGCTGGTGGAGGTGCCGCAGGGGGTGGCCAACGAGGTCATCGCCGGGTTGCGCGCCAGCACGATCAAGGGCCGCAAGGCCACCGTGCGCCGCGACCGCGGGGGCGACGAGCGCTGA
- a CDS encoding cytochrome P450: MTDNWPVIAPAPQTPTCGPPSFAPERGWTVTRHADLRTALTHPAFQVPAVDTGPMGTLAWLRATVSRFSSPRQHPERRAVVVAALAPLDPNELRQDAARLTVAVLDRAGDRVDVMRELARPVPLRALAERLGFADPAAAGTAVADVAAAYHPGVDPALTARADRAVVALLTLAPHGSPEVRANLIGLLVQACDATAGLIGAAAHHLLPTAAPRTPATAATADLLAEVLRLDPPVRATRRVTVDAVRLGGQELPAGSPVLLRFDAANRDPQAFTEPATFQPGRPGAAMLTFGTGERGCPGDRHALALAAGVHDVLRERCWRIPTPLRHETHPTLRVPINLEVSTR, from the coding sequence GTGACCGACAACTGGCCCGTCATCGCGCCCGCCCCGCAAACGCCAACCTGTGGCCCGCCCTCGTTCGCGCCGGAGCGCGGCTGGACGGTGACGCGCCACGCCGACCTGCGCACCGCGCTGACCCACCCGGCGTTCCAGGTACCGGCCGTCGATACGGGTCCGATGGGGACCCTCGCCTGGCTGCGCGCCACGGTCAGCCGGTTCAGCTCGCCGCGACAGCACCCCGAGCGTCGGGCGGTCGTGGTCGCGGCGCTGGCGCCACTGGACCCGAACGAGCTGCGGCAGGATGCCGCGCGGTTGACCGTGGCCGTGCTCGACCGGGCCGGCGACCGCGTCGACGTGATGCGGGAACTGGCCCGGCCGGTGCCGCTGCGGGCGTTGGCCGAGCGCCTCGGTTTCGCTGATCCGGCAGCCGCCGGGACGGCGGTCGCGGACGTCGCGGCGGCGTACCACCCGGGGGTGGACCCGGCGTTGACCGCGCGGGCCGACCGGGCGGTGGTGGCGCTGCTGACGCTCGCGCCGCACGGCTCGCCAGAGGTGCGCGCGAACCTGATCGGTCTGCTCGTGCAGGCGTGCGACGCGACGGCCGGCCTGATCGGTGCCGCCGCCCATCACCTGCTGCCCACGGCCGCGCCGCGAACACCGGCCACGGCGGCGACCGCCGACCTGCTGGCCGAGGTGCTGCGCCTCGACCCGCCGGTCCGGGCCACCCGACGGGTCACCGTCGACGCGGTACGGCTGGGCGGGCAGGAACTGCCGGCGGGCAGCCCCGTGCTGCTGCGCTTCGACGCGGCCAACCGTGACCCACAGGCGTTCACCGAGCCCGCGACGTTCCAGCCCGGTCGGCCCGGCGCCGCGATGTTGACCTTCGGGACGGGAGAGCGCGGCTGCCCCGGCGACCGGCACGCCCTGGCGCTGGCCGCCGGGGTGCACGACGTGCTGCGGGAGCGGTGCTGGCGCATCCCGACCCCGTTGCGGCACGAGACGCACCCGACCCTGCGCGTTCCGATCAACCTTGAGGTGAGCACCCGATGA